A DNA window from Camelina sativa cultivar DH55 chromosome 13, Cs, whole genome shotgun sequence contains the following coding sequences:
- the LOC104734970 gene encoding beta-D-xylosidase 3-like produces the protein MSSSWLTSRNRALSSVSTLFLSFLLCISEQSNAQSSPVFACDVTRNPSLAALGFCNTGLKIKARVTDLVGRLTLEEKIGFLGSKAVGVSRLGIPDYNWWSEALHGVSNVGSGTNFSGQIRGATSFPQVILTAASFNVSLFQAIGKVVSTEARAMYNVGLAGLTFWSPNVNIFRDPRWGRGQETPGEDPTLSSKYAVAYVKGLQEADGGDPNRLKVAACCKHYTAYDVDNWTDVHRFTFNAVVNQQDMADTFQPPFKSCVVDGNVASVMCSYNQVNGKPTCADPDLLSGVIRGQWKLNGYIVSDCDSVDVFYTNQHYTKTPGEAVAISILAGLDLNCYHFTDEHALEAVKAGVVNEAAIDNAISNNFATLMRLGFFDGDPKKQLYGGLGPKDVCTAENQELARDAARQGIVLLKNSAGSLPLSPSAIKTLAVIGPNAKADVTMIGNYHGDPCKYTTPLQGLAETVTSTYQPGCSNVACKEPDIGSAAALAASSDAVVLVMGEDQTIEQEDLDRVDLYLPGKQPELVTQVAKAAKGPVVLVIMSGGGFDITFAKNDEKITSIMWVGYPGEAGGLAIADVIFGRHNPSGSLPMTWYPQSYVEKVPMSNMNMRPDKPNGYPGRTYRFYAGETVYAFGDTLSYTTFDHRLIKAPRLVSLSLDKSHPCRSSECQSLDAIGPHCENADEGGSGFEVQLNVKNAGDREGSHTVFLFTTPPAIHGSPIKHLLGFEKVRLGKNEEAVVRFNVDVCKDLSVVDEIGTRKIALGHHLLHVGSLKHSLNITV, from the exons ATGAGTTCTTCTTGGTTAACAAGCCGAAACAGAGCACTCTCCTCTGTTTCcactcttttcctctctttcctcctctGCATCTCCGAGCAATCGAACGCTCAGTCTTCTCCGGTATTCGCCTGTGACGTCACCCGAAACCCTTCTCTAGCCGCGCTTGGATTCTGCAACACGGGGTTGAAGATCAAAGCCCGAGTCACCGATCTTGTCGGAAGATTAACGTTGGAGGAGAAAATCGGGTTTTTGGGGAGCAAAGCTGTCGGCGTGAGCCGCCTTGGGATTCCGGATTACAACTGGTGGTCGGAGGCACTTCATGGCGTCTCTAACGTCGGAAGTGGTACTAATTTCTCCGGTCAAATCCGTGGCGCCACTAGCTTCCCACAAGTTATACTCACGGCCGCTTCTTTCAATGTGTCTTTGTTCCAAGCCATTGGCAAG GTTGTATCGACGGAGGCGAGGGCAATGTACAATGTGGGATTAGCCGGTTTAACGTTTTGGTCACCGAATGTGAACATATTCCGGGACCCAAGATGGGGAAGAGGACAAGAGACTCCAGGCGAGGACCCAACACTCTCGAGCAAATACGCGGTGGCTTATGTTAAAGGTCTTCAGGAGGCTGACGGTGGAGATCCTAACCGTCTCAAAGTCGCCGCTTGCTGCAAACACTACACCGCCTATGACGTTGATAATTGGACAGATGTCCATCGTTTCACTTTCAACGCCGTG GTGAACCAACAAGATATGGCTGATACGTTTCAACCACCGTTCAAGAGTTGTGTGGTTGATGGGAATGTGGCTAGTGTCATGTGTTCTTACAACCAAGTTAACGGTAAACCGACATGCGCTGATCCTGATCTGCTTTCCGGTGTGATCCGTGGTCAATGGAAGCTAAACGG ATACATTGTTTCGGATTGTGATTCAGTAGATGTGTTCTATACAAACCAACACTATACCAAGACTCCAGGGGAAGCTGTGGCCATATCTATCTTGGCAGGTTTGGATTTAAATTGTTATCATTTCACGGATGAACACGCATTGGAAGCGGTCAAGGCGGGTGTGGTTAACGAAGCAGCTATTGACAATGCGATTTCAAACAATTTCGCCACTCTGATGCGTTTGGGGTTCTTCGATGGAGACCCCAAGAAGCAGCTCTATGGTGGTCTTGGTCCTAAAGACGTTTGCACCGCTGAGAACCAAGAACTCGCTAGAGATGCCGCAAGGCAAGGCATTGTCTTGCTTAAGAACTCTGCTGGTTCGCTTCCGCTCTCACCTTCCGCCATCAAAACGTTAGCCGTGATTGGACCAAACGCCAAAGCCGACGTAACGATGATTGGAAACTACCACG GTGACCCATGCAAGTACACAACACCGCTTCAGGGACTGGCAGAAACGGTGACGTCTACCTATCAGCCTGGCTGTTCTAACGTGGCGTGCAAAGAACCGGATATAGGCTCAGCCGCAGCTCTGGCAGCTTCTTCGGATGCTGTCGTGCTCGTTATGGGCGAAGATCAAACAATTGAGCAGGAGGACCTTGACCGGGTTGACCTGTATCTTCCCGGGAAGCAGCCAGAGCTAGTGACTCAAGTGGCTAAAGCGGCAAAAGGACCGGTGGTGTTAGTCATAATGTCCGGTGGAGGATTTGACATTACATTCGCCAAGAACGATGAGAAGATCACAAGCATTATGTGGGTCGGATACCCTGGTGAAGCCGGTGGTCTCGCCATCGCTGACGTCATCTTCGGTCGTCATAATCCGA GCGGGAGTTTACCGATGACGTGGTATCCGCAATCCTACGTGGAGAAAGTTCCGATGTCAAATATGAACATGAGACCCGACAAACCAAACGGGTATCCGGGTCGGACTTACCGATTCTACGCCGGAGAAACCGTATACGCCTTCGGAGACACGCTCAGCTACACTACATTCGACCATCGGCTAATCAAAGCTCCACGACTCGTCTCTCTCAGTCTCGACAAGAGCCACCCTTGCCGATCGTCGGAGTGCCAATCACTGGACGCGATCGGACCACACTGCGAGAACGCGGACGAGGGAGGATCGGGTTTCGAGGTTCAATTGAATGTAAAGAACGCTGGAGACAGAGAGGGCAGCCACACGGTGTTTCTGTTTACCACGCCGCCGGCAATACACGGGTCTCCGATTAAGCATCTTCTAGGGTTTGAGAAGGTTCGTCTGGGGAAAAACGAAGAAGCGGTGGTTAGGTTTAACGTCGATGTATGTAAGGATCTGAGTGTGGTTGATGAGATCGGAACGAGGAAGATTGCTTTAGGccatcatcttctccatgtGGGAAGCTTGAAACACTCCTTGAACATTACTGTTTGA